In a single window of the Micromonospora sp. WMMD1155 genome:
- a CDS encoding HNH endonuclease family protein, whose product MRTTSGPRAAVAVLAAALALGVAGCVPPDEPEPQPSGGGGNAVQQLGQLTVATAGSMKGYSRDHFPHWRDTGKNCDVRDSILQRDGKDVKLSGCNVVGGRWESVYDGRSAADPADVDIDHMVPLANAWRSGADEWDDQKRGDFANDTTRPQLIAVSASSNRAKGDQDPSQWKPANREYWCTYAESWVTVKHYWRLTVTSAEKAALTDMLEGCTVGNAS is encoded by the coding sequence GTGCGTACCACATCAGGACCGCGAGCGGCGGTGGCCGTGCTCGCCGCGGCGCTGGCGCTCGGCGTCGCCGGTTGCGTCCCGCCGGACGAGCCGGAGCCTCAGCCGTCGGGCGGCGGCGGCAACGCCGTACAGCAACTCGGTCAGCTCACCGTGGCCACTGCCGGCTCGATGAAGGGCTACAGCAGAGACCACTTCCCGCACTGGCGGGACACCGGCAAGAACTGTGACGTGCGGGACAGCATTCTCCAGCGCGACGGTAAGGACGTGAAACTCTCCGGCTGCAACGTGGTCGGCGGTCGTTGGGAGAGCGTGTACGACGGCCGTAGCGCCGCCGACCCCGCCGACGTGGACATCGACCACATGGTGCCGTTGGCCAACGCGTGGCGTTCGGGCGCCGACGAGTGGGACGACCAGAAGCGCGGCGATTTCGCCAACGACACCACACGTCCGCAGCTCATCGCGGTTTCCGCGTCCTCCAACCGGGCAAAGGGTGACCAGGACCCGTCCCAGTGGAAGCCGGCGAACCGCGAGTACTGGTGCACGTACGCCGAAAGCTGGGTGACGGTCAAGCACTACTGGCGGTTGACGGTGACCAGCGCCGAGAAGGCCGCCCTGACCGACATGCTGGAGGGCTGCACAGTGGGGAACGCGTCGTGA
- a CDS encoding MFS transporter, translated as MTTPAPAPALRMGTAAGRGTLLAAVLASGMVFLDTTVVNVALPKLGQDLGANVSDLQWTVNGYLLMLAAFVLLGGALGDRFGRRRVFLVGVVWFTAASVLCGLAQGTGWLIAARFLQGAGGALLTPGSLSVLQASFHPDDRGRAIGAWAGLSGVSTALGPFIGGWLIDALSWRWIFFLNLPIAVLVVLAATRWVPESRDESASRTEGPEQTRRRFDVAGALLGALALAGVTYALIDVPARGYDSAPVLVAALVGVLSAVVFVLLERRRGDAAMLPTGLFSSRLFSVLNIFTVVVYAALSGFTFFFAVYLQNVVEWSAFRTGIALLPMTLLLLVGSARSGALSAKIGPRLQLTVGPVVAAVGLLLLRGVGPGASYWTDVLPGVLLFGIGLTLVVAPLTASVLAAVEDRFSGVASGFNNAASRAGGLLAVAALPLLVGLSGGGYEQKSELTDAFRGAMEWCAGLLVAGAVLALLLVHRPPRAAPPSQPCHSLPAATPPK; from the coding sequence ATGACCACACCCGCACCGGCGCCTGCCCTCCGGATGGGCACCGCCGCCGGCCGGGGCACGCTACTCGCCGCCGTACTCGCCTCTGGCATGGTCTTCCTCGACACGACCGTCGTCAACGTGGCGCTGCCGAAGCTCGGGCAGGACCTCGGTGCCAACGTGTCCGATCTCCAGTGGACCGTCAACGGCTACCTGCTGATGCTGGCCGCGTTCGTGCTGCTCGGCGGTGCCCTCGGCGACCGCTTCGGTCGACGGCGCGTCTTCCTGGTCGGCGTGGTCTGGTTCACCGCCGCCTCCGTGCTCTGCGGGCTGGCCCAGGGCACCGGCTGGCTGATCGCGGCCCGGTTCCTCCAGGGCGCCGGCGGCGCGCTGCTCACCCCCGGGTCGCTGTCCGTGCTCCAGGCGAGCTTCCACCCGGACGACCGGGGGCGGGCGATCGGCGCCTGGGCCGGACTGTCCGGGGTGTCCACCGCGCTCGGCCCGTTCATCGGGGGCTGGCTGATCGACGCGCTCTCCTGGCGCTGGATCTTCTTCCTCAACCTGCCGATCGCCGTGCTGGTGGTGCTGGCCGCGACGCGCTGGGTGCCGGAGAGCCGGGACGAGAGCGCATCCCGCACCGAGGGGCCCGAGCAGACGCGCCGCCGGTTCGACGTCGCCGGGGCCCTGCTCGGAGCACTCGCGCTCGCCGGTGTCACGTACGCCCTGATCGACGTTCCGGCGCGCGGCTACGATTCGGCGCCGGTGCTGGTCGCGGCGCTGGTCGGGGTGCTGTCGGCGGTGGTCTTCGTCCTGTTGGAACGGCGGCGCGGCGACGCGGCGATGCTCCCCACCGGGCTGTTCTCCAGCCGGCTCTTCTCGGTGCTGAACATCTTCACCGTCGTCGTCTACGCGGCACTGAGCGGTTTCACCTTCTTCTTCGCCGTCTACCTGCAGAACGTGGTCGAGTGGTCGGCGTTCCGCACCGGCATCGCACTGCTGCCGATGACCCTGCTGCTGTTGGTCGGGTCGGCCCGCTCGGGAGCGTTGTCGGCGAAGATCGGCCCCCGCTTGCAGTTGACCGTCGGGCCGGTGGTGGCCGCGGTCGGCCTGCTGCTGCTGCGCGGCGTCGGACCGGGCGCGTCGTACTGGACGGACGTGCTGCCCGGGGTGCTGCTCTTCGGGATCGGGCTGACCCTGGTCGTGGCACCGCTGACCGCGTCGGTGCTGGCCGCCGTGGAGGACCGCTTCTCCGGCGTGGCCAGCGGCTTCAACAACGCCGCGTCCCGAGCCGGTGGCCTGCTCGCGGTGGCGGCGCTGCCGCTGCTGGTCGGTCTGTCCGGCGGCGGGTACGAGCAGAAGAGCGAGCTGACCGACGCGTTCCGTGGCGCGATGGAGTGGTGCGCCGGACTGCTCGTGGCCGGGGCGGTGCTGGCCCTCCTGCTGGTCCACCGGCCGCCCCGGGCGGCCCCGCCGTCGCAGCCCTGCCACTCCCTGCCCGCCGCCACACCCCCGAAGTAG
- the leuA gene encoding 2-isopropylmalate synthase has product MAQPVTEAESDPFARQRPSRMPVHRYQPYREQFRVELPDRTWPTRHVDAAPRWCAVDLRDGNQALIDPMSPERKRRMFQLLVQMGYKEIEVGFPSASQTDFDFVRQLIEQDMIPEDVTIQVLTQCREHLIDRTFESLRGAKRAIVHFYNSTSTLQRRVVFGLDKDGIADIATTGARLCQKYAEIHTPDTDIFYEYSPESYTGTELEYALEVCSRVIDVIDPTPDRPLIINLPATVEMATPNVYADSIEWMHRHLPRRDSVVLSLHPHNDRGTGVAAAELGLLAGADRIEGCLFGNGERTGNVDLVTLGLNLFSQGIDPMIDFSNIDEIRRAVEYCNQLPVHERHPYAGDLVYTAFSGSHQDAIKKGFDALAADAKAAGVPVDEHTWAVPYLPIDPKDLGRTYEAVIRVNSQSGKGGVAYIMKSEHQLDLPRRLQIEFSGVVQQVTDHDGGEVDPAAMWEIFATHYLLDHQPDPAIRLAGYTISTIDGKVEIEAQVGVGAEQRSLAAVGNGPIDAYVNALHTVGVGVRVLDYHEHALSSGGDAQAAAYVECEVDGRTVWGVGTDANIVTASIKAVTSAVNRARR; this is encoded by the coding sequence ATGGCTCAACCTGTCACCGAAGCCGAATCCGATCCGTTCGCTCGGCAGCGCCCGAGCCGGATGCCGGTCCACCGCTACCAGCCCTACCGGGAGCAGTTCCGGGTGGAGCTGCCGGACCGCACCTGGCCCACCCGGCACGTCGACGCCGCCCCACGGTGGTGCGCGGTGGACCTCCGCGACGGCAACCAGGCCCTGATCGACCCGATGTCGCCGGAGCGCAAGCGCCGGATGTTCCAGCTGCTGGTCCAGATGGGCTACAAGGAGATCGAGGTCGGCTTCCCGTCGGCCAGTCAGACCGACTTCGACTTCGTCCGGCAGCTCATCGAACAGGACATGATCCCCGAGGACGTCACCATCCAGGTGCTCACCCAGTGCCGGGAGCACCTGATCGACCGGACGTTCGAGTCGCTGCGCGGCGCCAAGCGGGCCATCGTGCACTTCTACAACTCGACCTCCACCCTCCAGCGTCGGGTGGTCTTCGGCCTGGACAAGGACGGCATCGCCGACATCGCCACGACCGGTGCGCGGCTCTGCCAGAAGTACGCGGAGATCCACACCCCGGACACCGACATCTTCTACGAGTACTCCCCCGAGTCGTACACGGGCACCGAGCTGGAGTACGCGCTGGAGGTCTGCTCCCGCGTCATCGATGTGATCGACCCGACGCCCGACCGCCCGCTGATCATCAACCTGCCGGCCACCGTCGAGATGGCCACCCCCAACGTGTACGCCGACTCGATCGAGTGGATGCACCGGCACCTGCCGCGCCGCGACAGCGTGGTGCTGAGCCTGCACCCGCACAACGACCGGGGCACCGGGGTCGCCGCCGCCGAGCTGGGCCTGCTGGCCGGTGCCGACCGCATCGAGGGCTGCCTGTTCGGCAACGGCGAGCGCACCGGCAACGTGGACCTGGTGACACTGGGGCTCAACCTCTTCTCCCAGGGCATCGACCCGATGATCGACTTCTCGAACATCGACGAGATCCGGCGGGCGGTCGAATACTGCAACCAGCTCCCGGTGCACGAGCGCCACCCGTACGCGGGCGACCTGGTCTACACCGCCTTCTCCGGCTCCCACCAGGACGCGATCAAGAAGGGCTTCGACGCCCTGGCCGCCGACGCGAAGGCAGCCGGTGTACCGGTGGACGAGCACACCTGGGCGGTGCCGTACCTGCCGATCGACCCGAAGGACCTGGGCCGCACCTACGAGGCGGTCATCCGGGTCAACTCGCAGTCCGGCAAGGGCGGCGTCGCGTACATCATGAAGAGCGAGCACCAACTGGACCTGCCCCGGCGGCTCCAGATCGAGTTCTCCGGAGTGGTGCAGCAGGTCACCGACCACGACGGCGGCGAGGTCGACCCGGCCGCCATGTGGGAGATCTTCGCGACGCACTACCTGCTCGACCACCAGCCCGACCCGGCGATCCGGCTGGCCGGTTACACGATCAGCACCATCGACGGCAAGGTCGAGATCGAGGCCCAGGTCGGGGTGGGCGCCGAGCAGCGCTCACTCGCCGCCGTCGGTAACGGTCCGATCGACGCGTACGTCAACGCACTGCACACGGTCGGGGTGGGCGTGCGGGTGCTCGACTACCACGAGCACGCGCTCTCCTCCGGCGGGGACGCGCAGGCCGCCGCGTACGTGGAGTGCGAGGTCGACGGGCGGACGGTCTGGGGTGTCGGCACCGACGCCAACATCGTCACCGCCTCGATCAAGGCGGTCACCAGCGCCGTCAACCGCGCCCGCCGCTGA
- a CDS encoding MFS transporter encodes MGTRDTIRTAVANVVPPAGLTRALAVQAMVYAVGSGLFHAGSAVFFTRALGLSAAQVGLGLSISAGVSLLGTVPLGALTDRYGAQRVWTVGLVLDAALFASYPFVGGFVGFLAVVVALAAVYASTGVARQVYSINALPPAERVTAMAYQRSSLNVGFGLGAVISGLVLAVDTIAAYHAMVWFIATMILVTALFVRRLPRLPQVSRPAEPMGRLAVLRDRPFMTVSLLSGLLTAHGVLYLTVMPLWILTHTDAPKTVIAALVLLNTVLIVLLQVRVSRGADTAAGAARASRRGGLLIALFCLVLPISGLTRGLLTVAVLVAAAILLILAELIQSAGAWGLTATLPPEDQRGAYVGAFELGRQVQYLIAPAGLTALGVTTGGWGWLPTAAIFVLVAAAIMPAVAWAERTPRLGAQAPKPSMTPVP; translated from the coding sequence ATGGGGACCAGAGACACCATCCGTACCGCTGTGGCAAACGTCGTACCGCCGGCCGGCCTGACCCGTGCGTTGGCCGTGCAGGCCATGGTCTACGCCGTCGGTAGTGGCCTGTTCCACGCCGGCAGCGCCGTCTTCTTCACCCGGGCGCTCGGGCTCAGCGCCGCCCAGGTCGGGCTGGGCCTGTCCATCTCGGCGGGAGTGTCGCTGCTGGGCACGGTGCCGCTGGGCGCGCTGACCGACCGGTACGGGGCACAGCGGGTCTGGACCGTCGGGCTCGTGCTGGACGCGGCGCTCTTCGCGTCGTACCCGTTCGTGGGCGGTTTCGTGGGCTTCCTGGCCGTGGTGGTGGCGCTGGCGGCGGTGTACGCGTCGACCGGCGTGGCGCGGCAGGTCTACTCGATCAATGCGCTCCCACCGGCCGAACGGGTCACGGCGATGGCGTACCAGCGGTCGTCGTTGAACGTGGGTTTCGGGCTGGGCGCGGTGATCAGCGGCCTGGTGTTGGCCGTGGACACGATCGCGGCGTACCACGCAATGGTCTGGTTCATCGCGACGATGATCCTGGTGACGGCCCTGTTCGTACGGCGACTGCCCCGGCTACCGCAGGTGAGCCGGCCGGCCGAGCCGATGGGCCGGCTCGCCGTGCTGCGCGACCGCCCGTTCATGACGGTGTCCCTGCTGTCCGGGCTGCTCACCGCGCACGGGGTGCTCTACCTGACGGTCATGCCGCTCTGGATCCTCACCCACACCGACGCCCCGAAGACCGTGATCGCCGCTCTGGTGCTTCTCAACACGGTCCTGATCGTGTTGCTCCAGGTACGCGTCAGCCGGGGCGCCGACACCGCCGCGGGCGCGGCCCGAGCCTCCCGTCGCGGGGGCCTGCTGATCGCCCTGTTCTGCCTGGTCCTGCCGATCTCCGGGCTCACCCGGGGCCTGCTCACGGTCGCGGTGCTGGTGGCCGCCGCGATATTGTTGATCCTGGCCGAGCTGATCCAGTCGGCGGGCGCCTGGGGGCTCACCGCCACCCTTCCGCCGGAAGACCAGCGCGGCGCGTACGTGGGGGCGTTCGAGCTCGGCAGACAGGTGCAGTACCTGATCGCTCCGGCCGGACTGACCGCGCTCGGCGTGACCACCGGCGGCTGGGGTTGGTTACCGACGGCAGCGATCTTCGTGCTGGTCGCAGCGGCGATCATGCCCGCCGTGGCCTGGGCCGAACGGACGCCACGGCTGGGTGCCCAGGCCCCGAAGCCGAGCATGACACCGGTCCCATAG